A section of the Thermodesulfobacteriota bacterium genome encodes:
- a CDS encoding helix-turn-helix domain-containing protein, with the protein MTTDEVARYLRVSKASIYRLVKDREIPVSKIGRHLRFRKDVIDE; encoded by the coding sequence ATGACTACCGATGAAGTAGCCAGGTACCTGCGGGTTTCGAAAGCAAGCATTTACCGTCTGGTTAAGGACAGGGAAATACCGGTGAGTAAGATTGGTCGCCATCTGCGCTTCCGAAAAGATGTAATTGATGAGTAG
- a CDS encoding chemotaxis protein CheW, translating to MDKLNQYVVFTLDEQRYALYLSDVERIVRIVEITPLPKEPEIVMGIINVGGQVVPVVSIRKRFRLSEREIDLSDRLIIARTSMRTVALVVDEAKGVVESPEQKVVAAEEVLPCMDYVEGVIKLEDGLVLIHDLDTFLSLEEEEVLNESLKELKGKE from the coding sequence ATGGATAAACTAAATCAATACGTTGTCTTTACCTTAGATGAGCAACGCTATGCTCTGTATCTTTCAGATGTGGAGAGGATTGTTCGCATAGTTGAGATTACCCCTCTGCCTAAAGAACCGGAGATCGTTATGGGTATAATCAATGTTGGGGGACAGGTTGTTCCAGTGGTCAGCATACGCAAGCGGTTCCGCTTGTCAGAGCGAGAAATAGACCTGAGCGACCGGTTAATCATAGCACGTACTTCCATGCGGACTGTTGCCCTGGTGGTGGATGAGGCTAAGGGCGTCGTAGAAAGCCCGGAGCAAAAAGTGGTTGCTGCGGAGGAGGTTCTTCCTTGCATGGATTATGTTGAAGGTGTGATAAAGCTTGAAGATGGGTTAGTCCTCATTCACGACCTCGACACCTTTCTTTCGCTGGAAGAAGAGGAAGTCTTGAATGAATCACTGAAAGAGCTGAAAGGCAAAGAATGA
- a CDS encoding chemotaxis protein CheW: protein MITQAEKKKILNARAKALARESEEQERSQDYLEVVEATLANERYGIESHYVREVYSMKELTPLPCTPPFVLGITNVRGKIISVIDIKKFFDLPETGLGDRDRIIIVEAGEIELGILADAVHGVRHIPVEDIQPSLPTLTGIREEYLRGVANDQTVILDMNKLLTDTKIVVHEEVT from the coding sequence ATGATAACTCAGGCAGAAAAGAAAAAAATCCTTAATGCAAGAGCAAAGGCATTAGCCAGAGAATCAGAGGAACAGGAAAGGTCTCAAGACTATCTTGAGGTTGTGGAGGCTACTTTAGCAAATGAGAGGTACGGTATTGAATCACATTACGTTCGCGAGGTCTACTCTATGAAGGAATTGACTCCCCTGCCATGCACACCGCCATTTGTCCTGGGTATAACTAACGTCCGTGGAAAGATTATCTCAGTTATAGATATTAAAAAGTTCTTCGACCTCCCTGAGACAGGGCTTGGCGACCGTGACAGAATAATAATCGTTGAAGCCGGTGAAATAGAGCTTGGCATACTTGCCGATGCAGTTCACGGTGTGCGTCACATACCAGTTGAAGACATTCAACCATCGCTCCCTACGCTCACCGGAATTCGGGAGGAGTATCTGAGAGGTGTTGCCAATGACCAGACGGTTATTCTTGACATGAACAAATTACTGACTGACACTAAGATAGTGGTGCATGAGGAGGTAACTTAG
- a CDS encoding hybrid sensor histidine kinase/response regulator: protein MVKNDNDFLKKLLATFKIEAHEHINAMSSGLIELEKYPGFDRQVQITETVFREAHSLKGAARSVNITEIEAICQSLESVFSALKSQKIPVSVRLLDVLHHAVDNLKTLLTSIERERTADEKSRAAATVKALQSILTDTTGSQESEDRGQKTEDREPITAHRPLTPDHRSPTTDTVRISTSRLESLLLQIEELLSFKHATAHLVTELRGCNASLTEWEKEWNKLLPYVRMVRQSLEEKNCHDQGRTNSHIARLLEFLDWNQSHIMSLESRLDALTKTAKQDSHVLDGVVNNLLQDVRVASMLPLSSILEIFPKFARDLSRDQGKDVELVINGQEIEIDRRILEEMNAPFMHLVRNCIDHGIEKPEERKRKGKSPRGTVTVAISQTKSNSVGITISDDGTGIDVAKVREVALRRGIISQEEAERPDEQVALSLLYQSGVSTSPIITNISGRGLGLAIVQEKVERLGGTVSVETEHGVGTTFRLSLPLTLATFRGIVVRAGECLFVLPTTNIERVLSVNKEDIKAVENRETIQLDGQVLSLVRLTEVLELSLQDTAADSANTLPVVVLASAEKRLAFSVDEIIDEQEVLVKSLGKQLSRVRNIIGASVLATGKVVPVLNVSDLMKSAVKVSAAPPRITVAKKAAFEMRSILVVEDSITARSLLKNILEAAGYNIKTAIDGIDAFTALKTERFDLVVSDVDMPRMNGFDLTAKVRADRKLAELPVVLVTALDSREHRERGIEVGANAYIVKSSFDQSNLLEVIRRLI, encoded by the coding sequence ATGGTTAAAAACGACAATGATTTCTTAAAAAAGCTTCTGGCAACATTCAAAATCGAAGCCCATGAGCATATCAATGCCATGTCCTCCGGGCTGATTGAACTGGAGAAATACCCTGGCTTTGACAGGCAGGTACAGATAACCGAGACCGTGTTCAGGGAAGCACACAGTCTGAAGGGGGCAGCCCGGTCTGTCAACATTACTGAAATTGAGGCAATATGCCAATCACTGGAAAGCGTCTTCTCCGCTTTAAAAAGCCAGAAAATACCGGTATCAGTGAGGCTGCTGGATGTGCTTCACCATGCAGTTGACAATCTCAAGACACTCCTTACATCTATAGAAAGAGAACGTACCGCTGATGAGAAATCGAGAGCTGCGGCGACGGTTAAAGCACTGCAGTCTATATTGACTGACACCACTGGTAGTCAGGAATCAGAAGACAGAGGACAGAAGACAGAGGACAGGGAACCGATAACCGCCCACCGACCCCTGACCCCTGATCACCGCTCACCGACCACTGATACCGTACGGATATCCACCTCAAGGCTGGAATCTTTGCTGCTACAGATCGAGGAACTTCTTTCATTCAAACATGCCACAGCCCATCTGGTTACTGAACTGCGCGGGTGCAATGCCAGCCTGACCGAATGGGAAAAAGAGTGGAATAAACTCCTCCCCTATGTAAGGATGGTACGACAGTCGCTGGAAGAAAAGAACTGCCATGACCAGGGCAGAACCAATTCCCACATTGCCCGACTGCTGGAGTTCCTTGATTGGAATCAGAGCCATATTATGTCGCTGGAAAGCAGGCTTGACGCGCTTACAAAGACAGCCAAGCAAGACAGTCATGTGCTTGACGGAGTGGTAAACAACCTCCTGCAGGATGTGAGAGTGGCTTCGATGCTTCCCCTATCGTCGATTCTGGAGATTTTTCCCAAATTTGCGCGAGACCTCTCACGGGACCAGGGCAAAGATGTAGAGCTGGTAATTAACGGGCAGGAGATCGAAATCGACAGGCGTATCCTGGAAGAAATGAATGCCCCGTTCATGCATCTGGTCAGAAACTGTATTGACCATGGCATAGAGAAGCCAGAGGAGCGAAAGCGCAAGGGAAAATCACCTCGCGGCACAGTTACCGTTGCTATCTCTCAGACAAAAAGTAACAGCGTTGGTATCACAATCTCCGATGACGGCACTGGAATCGACGTGGCAAAGGTTAGAGAGGTAGCGCTGAGGCGTGGTATTATTTCTCAGGAAGAAGCAGAGAGACCCGATGAACAGGTGGCACTGTCACTACTCTATCAATCAGGGGTTTCCACCAGTCCCATCATTACCAACATCTCAGGCAGAGGCCTGGGTCTGGCTATTGTGCAGGAGAAAGTAGAAAGACTCGGCGGTACAGTATCGGTGGAAACAGAACACGGTGTTGGCACCACATTCCGCCTTAGTCTGCCGCTGACGTTGGCTACATTTCGAGGGATTGTCGTTCGTGCCGGCGAATGCCTCTTTGTTTTACCCACGACAAATATAGAGCGGGTGCTAAGTGTGAACAAGGAAGATATTAAAGCAGTGGAAAATCGAGAGACGATCCAGCTTGACGGACAGGTCCTCTCGCTTGTAAGGCTTACAGAGGTTCTGGAACTTTCCCTGCAAGATACTGCAGCAGATTCCGCAAACACTTTGCCTGTCGTGGTTTTGGCTTCCGCTGAAAAGCGGCTTGCCTTTTCGGTGGATGAGATTATTGATGAACAGGAGGTCTTAGTGAAAAGTCTTGGCAAGCAGCTTTCCCGTGTGCGAAATATAATTGGAGCCTCTGTTTTAGCTACAGGCAAGGTAGTGCCAGTTCTCAATGTCAGTGACCTGATGAAATCAGCAGTGAAAGTCAGTGCTGCCCCTCCCAGAATCACCGTGGCGAAGAAAGCTGCATTTGAGATGAGGTCTATACTGGTAGTGGAGGACTCAATCACCGCACGGTCATTGCTGAAGAATATTCTGGAGGCAGCAGGATACAACATCAAAACCGCCATTGACGGCATTGATGCCTTTACGGCATTGAAGACCGAAAGGTTTGACCTGGTCGTATCAGATGTGGATATGCCCAGGATGAATGGCTTTGATCTTACAGCGAAGGTTCGTGCCGATAGAAAACTAGCTGAACTGCCCGTAGTTTTAGTCACGGCTCTCGACTCTCGCGAACACCGTGAGCGGGGCATTGAGGTTGGTGCTAATGCCTATATCGTTAAGAGTAGTTTTGACCAGAGCAATTTGCTGGAAGTAATCAGGAGACTGATATGA
- a CDS encoding CheR family methyltransferase: MKSLISDIPLSQISDLVTARTGLRFPRERWDDLQRGIEAAAKEFGFDNAESCVHWLLSSSLTRDKIETLASHLTVGETYFFREEKGFRVLEEDILPELIASRRGGDQRLRIWSAGCATGEEPYSIAILLGKISIDLNNWNTAILATDINPRFLQKASHGIYGEWSFRGCPQWVKEKYFKKTKDGRFEIARGIKKMVIFFHHNLAEDPYPSLLNKTNAMDVIFCRNVLMYFAPEQANKVIQGFYDCLTNGGWLIVSPSEASHVLYPQFTAVNYLGVILYRKEVASGKFRIESYRFQDVTFKLPIPSDKVQVTGYEREDTPRPLIPEPQPTIHYPRPPTPATYEEALSLYGQGYYAEAEEKVIDLLSHDGADSKAMALLARVYANQGKLSDALDYCRKAITTDRLNPGYYYLLATILQEQNQVDEAAVSLKQALYLEQDFALAHFALGNLTLQQRKLQEARKHFENALSLLDSYQQEDVLPESEGMTAGRLMEIITAIKLQFAGCKMQVRT, from the coding sequence ATGAAAAGCCTGATTTCAGATATACCATTGTCGCAAATAAGTGATCTGGTGACTGCCCGGACAGGCTTACGTTTCCCCAGAGAGCGGTGGGACGACCTTCAACGTGGAATTGAAGCTGCCGCGAAGGAGTTTGGCTTCGATAATGCAGAGTCATGCGTCCATTGGCTCCTTTCCTCATCATTGACCAGAGATAAAATAGAGACTCTGGCAAGCCACCTTACGGTTGGGGAAACTTATTTCTTCCGGGAAGAGAAAGGCTTCAGAGTTCTTGAAGAGGATATCCTCCCGGAATTGATTGCCTCTCGCCGTGGAGGCGATCAGCGTCTAAGAATATGGAGCGCCGGCTGTGCCACAGGTGAAGAACCATATTCCATCGCCATATTACTAGGCAAAATCAGCATTGATTTGAACAACTGGAATACTGCTATCCTGGCTACAGACATAAATCCCCGTTTTCTACAGAAGGCATCACATGGCATCTACGGTGAATGGTCATTTCGAGGCTGCCCGCAATGGGTAAAGGAGAAATACTTCAAAAAGACAAAGGACGGTCGCTTTGAAATCGCGCGCGGCATCAAGAAAATGGTCATATTCTTCCATCATAATTTAGCCGAAGATCCCTATCCTTCATTGTTAAATAAAACCAATGCTATGGACGTAATCTTCTGCCGTAATGTGTTGATGTACTTTGCTCCTGAGCAGGCAAATAAGGTCATCCAGGGCTTTTACGATTGCCTGACAAACGGCGGGTGGTTGATAGTGAGCCCGAGCGAAGCATCGCATGTCCTCTATCCGCAGTTCACAGCGGTCAATTATCTCGGCGTTATCCTCTATAGAAAAGAAGTGGCAAGTGGTAAGTTCCGGATTGAAAGTTACAGGTTTCAAGATGTAACTTTCAAGCTACCAATCCCAAGTGACAAGGTGCAAGTTACAGGTTATGAGAGGGAAGATACACCCCGACCCCTGATCCCCGAACCCCAACCCACGATCCATTACCCCCGGCCCCCGACCCCGGCCACGTATGAGGAAGCCTTGTCGTTATATGGTCAGGGTTACTATGCAGAAGCCGAAGAAAAAGTCATAGATCTGCTGTCGCATGATGGAGCTGACTCAAAAGCAATGGCTTTACTGGCTCGGGTCTATGCTAACCAGGGTAAGCTCTCTGATGCGCTTGATTACTGTCGAAAAGCCATAACCACAGACAGGCTGAATCCAGGCTATTACTACCTTTTGGCGACTATTCTTCAGGAACAAAACCAAGTTGACGAAGCAGCGGTCTCGCTGAAACAGGCGCTCTATTTGGAGCAGGATTTTGCGCTGGCTCACTTTGCTCTGGGAAATCTGACCCTGCAGCAGAGGAAGCTCCAGGAAGCTCGCAAGCATTTTGAAAACGCACTGTCACTGCTGGATAGCTATCAGCAGGAAGATGTTCTGCCAGAATCGGAAGGGATGACTGCTGGCAGGCTAATGGAAATTATAACAGCCATTAAGCTGCAATTTGCAGGATGCAAGATGCAGGTAAGGACTTGA
- a CDS encoding response regulator translates to MNVEEKLRNGKVEILIAEDSSTQAEQLKYLLEKHGYQVLVGKNGKHALNLLQQHSPMIIISDIIMPEMDGYELCRQVKANEKLKSIPVILLTALSNPEDVIRGLECGADNFITKPYDEKYLISRVNYLLANMHLQAIDESQGGLTIHFGKQKYFISSNRLQIFNLLLSTYETAIHKNRELERVQEELRKLNEQLEDKVKERTATLMAEVAERKQAEEALRASEKRYQSYIEVAGGLGWVTNASGEVVEDIPSFRNFTGQSYEEVKGWGWSKALHPDDVERTVQMWKEAVEKKANYKIEYRLRRYDGNYRYFLTRGVPLFAKDGSILEWVGTCIDITERKELENQLIQSQRLEAIGRLSGGIAHDFNNLMTAVVGYSDLLTMKLGHDSDICKDIEQIKKAGQSAANLSRQLLAFSRKQILQPRVVDLNHIVDDVDKVLQRVIGEDISLITVLEPQLGYISVDPGQIEQVIMNIAVNARDAMPNGGKLTIETGNVYQDERYAQKYLGFQPGSYVMLAMTDTGTGMDEETKSHIFEPFFTTKEEGKGTGLGMSTVYGIVRQSNGYIFVYTEPGRGTTFKIYLPRIEGNAEPEEKEKLPVKVLNGTETLLVVEDNDSVRNLARKVLGGYGYTTLEAEDGESALKLSEAHEGSIHLMLVDIVMPGISARDLVGRLKTFRPQMKVLYMSGYTENAIAHQGVLNPGMPFLQKPFTPVVLAQKVREVLDS, encoded by the coding sequence ATGAATGTAGAAGAAAAGCTCAGAAATGGGAAAGTAGAGATTCTCATTGCCGAGGATAGCTCTACACAGGCTGAACAACTGAAATACCTTCTGGAAAAACACGGCTATCAAGTTTTAGTTGGTAAGAATGGTAAACATGCCTTGAATTTATTGCAGCAGCACAGCCCAATGATTATCATCAGCGATATCATTATGCCAGAGATGGACGGCTATGAACTATGCCGTCAGGTTAAAGCAAATGAGAAGCTTAAGAGTATCCCCGTCATACTCTTGACCGCCTTGTCTAACCCTGAAGACGTCATCAGAGGCTTGGAGTGTGGGGCTGACAACTTCATTACAAAGCCCTATGATGAAAAGTATCTCATCTCCCGTGTTAACTATCTCCTGGCAAATATGCATTTGCAGGCTATTGATGAATCGCAGGGAGGGCTGACCATCCACTTCGGGAAACAGAAATACTTTATCAGTTCAAATCGCCTGCAAATTTTCAATCTCCTTCTATCCACATACGAGACTGCCATCCATAAGAACCGGGAGTTGGAAAGGGTACAGGAAGAATTGAGGAAGCTGAACGAACAACTGGAGGATAAAGTTAAAGAAAGAACCGCTACACTGATGGCAGAAGTTGCAGAGCGCAAGCAGGCGGAGGAGGCGCTACGTGCATCTGAAAAGCGCTATCAGTCATATATTGAGGTAGCTGGAGGCCTTGGATGGGTTACTAATGCTAGTGGTGAGGTAGTTGAAGATATACCTTCATTCCGGAATTTTACCGGTCAATCGTATGAAGAGGTCAAAGGCTGGGGATGGTCAAAGGCATTGCATCCGGATGATGTTGAGCGTACGGTGCAAATGTGGAAGGAAGCTGTTGAAAAGAAAGCTAACTATAAAATTGAATACCGCTTACGCAGATACGATGGAAATTACCGCTACTTTCTGACACGTGGTGTCCCTCTTTTCGCCAAAGACGGAAGTATACTTGAATGGGTTGGTACCTGCATCGACATCACCGAGCGCAAAGAACTTGAAAATCAGCTTATCCAGTCTCAGAGGTTGGAAGCTATTGGAAGGCTTTCAGGCGGTATTGCCCATGACTTTAACAACCTGATGACGGCTGTAGTAGGCTATTCCGACCTTCTCACGATGAAACTCGGGCATGACAGCGATATCTGTAAAGATATCGAACAGATAAAGAAGGCAGGACAGAGTGCGGCAAACCTGAGCCGTCAGTTGCTTGCCTTCAGCCGAAAGCAGATTCTGCAGCCCAGAGTAGTGGACCTCAATCATATTGTAGACGATGTTGATAAGGTGCTTCAGCGTGTGATAGGTGAGGACATCAGCCTGATAACTGTTCTGGAACCACAACTGGGATACATATCGGTGGATCCCGGGCAGATAGAGCAGGTAATCATGAATATTGCGGTGAATGCCAGGGATGCCATGCCCAATGGAGGAAAGCTTACCATTGAGACAGGCAATGTGTACCAGGACGAGAGATATGCTCAGAAATACCTTGGGTTTCAGCCCGGCTCCTACGTGATGCTTGCTATGACCGATACAGGCACCGGGATGGATGAGGAGACCAAATCCCACATATTCGAGCCATTTTTTACCACAAAGGAGGAAGGCAAGGGTACCGGGCTGGGCATGTCCACGGTATACGGAATCGTCAGGCAGAGCAACGGTTACATATTTGTCTACACCGAACCCGGAAGGGGAACAACCTTCAAGATTTATCTGCCCAGGATTGAGGGGAATGCAGAACCAGAGGAAAAGGAAAAATTACCTGTAAAAGTGCTCAACGGTACAGAGACCTTGTTGGTGGTGGAAGACAACGACAGTGTGCGTAATCTTGCCAGGAAAGTTCTCGGGGGTTATGGATATACAACCTTAGAAGCGGAAGACGGAGAATCTGCCCTGAAGCTCAGTGAGGCACATGAGGGGTCTATTCATCTGATGTTGGTTGATATTGTGATGCCAGGGATTAGTGCCCGTGATCTCGTAGGTCGGTTAAAAACCTTTCGACCGCAAATGAAGGTACTTTATATGTCGGGGTACACGGAAAACGCCATTGCCCATCAGGGTGTTTTGAACCCTGGAATGCCTTTTCTCCAGAAGCCATTTACACCTGTTGTCCTGGCACAAAAGGTCAGGGAGGTATTAGATTCCTGA
- a CDS encoding histone deacetylase, with translation MFKTGIVKDQRYLEHITSDYHPENHHRLEVIYRVLNEGDMAGRFVEVMPRFATNEEVELIHTSGYISRVAATAGKPYTMIDPDTQTSPKSYDAARLAVGGVLESIDRVIGGEIDNSFALVRPPGHHAESGRGMGFCLFNNVAIGARYAIERHSLERILIVDWDLHHGNGTQNSFYDDPGVLYFSTHQFPYYPGTGGFNETGTGEGRGFTVNVPLSGGQGDSDYIQIFKRILKPVSLQFNPQLILVSAGFDTYFRDPLGSMNVTPKGFARLTRLLMEIGDRSCQGRVVFALEGGYDLEGLKESVKAVLKELRGESILGEEELNFEDVSSPSIDSVIDRVAGIHKGFWRFITV, from the coding sequence GTGTTTAAAACAGGTATAGTAAAAGACCAGAGATACTTAGAACACATTACATCAGATTATCATCCGGAAAACCACCATCGGTTAGAGGTTATTTACCGAGTGTTAAACGAAGGGGACATGGCAGGGAGGTTTGTGGAGGTTATGCCGCGGTTTGCCACAAATGAAGAGGTTGAATTGATTCATACCTCTGGTTATATATCACGAGTGGCTGCAACTGCTGGTAAACCCTATACCATGATCGACCCTGATACCCAGACGTCGCCAAAATCCTATGATGCAGCCAGGCTGGCAGTCGGGGGAGTGCTGGAGTCTATTGATAGAGTCATAGGTGGAGAGATAGATAACAGCTTTGCCCTTGTGCGTCCTCCCGGCCATCATGCTGAGTCCGGCAGAGGTATGGGTTTTTGCCTGTTTAACAATGTTGCTATCGGGGCAAGGTATGCAATTGAGAGGCATTCTCTGGAGCGTATCCTAATTGTGGATTGGGACCTTCACCACGGCAACGGCACCCAGAATTCCTTTTATGATGATCCCGGAGTGCTCTATTTTTCCACCCACCAATTTCCATACTACCCTGGGACAGGAGGCTTTAACGAGACAGGAACGGGAGAGGGTAGGGGGTTTACAGTCAATGTTCCTCTATCGGGAGGGCAGGGGGATAGTGATTACATTCAGATTTTTAAAAGGATTTTGAAACCAGTTTCCCTCCAGTTTAACCCTCAGCTCATCCTGGTTTCCGCCGGATTTGATACCTATTTCAGAGACCCTTTGGGCAGCATGAATGTAACCCCAAAGGGGTTTGCAAGGCTTACAAGACTTCTCATGGAGATTGGTGACCGGAGTTGTCAGGGCAGGGTTGTATTTGCCCTGGAGGGTGGGTATGACCTGGAAGGGCTAAAGGAATCTGTTAAGGCTGTTCTTAAGGAATTGAGGGGGGAATCCATTCTGGGAGAAGAGGAATTAAATTTTGAGGATGTGAGTTCTCCGTCTATTGATTCAGTAATAGACAGGGTAGCCGGTATTCATAAGGGGTTTTGGCGGTTTATTACGGTTTGA
- a CDS encoding chemotaxis response regulator protein-glutamate methylesterase: MIKVLIVDDSAVAREFLVHILGSDPELEVVDTARDGEEAVEAAMCLKPDVITMDIHMPKMNGFEATHRIMETQPTPIVIVSGTSTVKEAATAFRAVEAGALTVISRPKGIGDPEYETTARELVQTVKLMAEVKVVKRWHRPKKEQVIPATANEIKASSAEVKVVAIGASTGGPLALQAILSRLPKEFPVPVLIVQHMAAGFVHGFAEWLSGSSALSVHVAVNNEPFLPGHAYLAPDGFHIGAVPGNRIMLSQSESENGLRPSVSYLFRSVAQLFNKNAAGILLTGMGKDGAKELRLMKDRGAITIAQDKESSVVHGMPGEAISLGAATYVLPPEKIADALISFTNSKGEVKL; this comes from the coding sequence ATGATTAAAGTCCTTATTGTTGATGATTCTGCCGTTGCCCGCGAGTTCCTGGTTCATATCCTTGGCTCTGATCCGGAACTAGAGGTCGTTGACACTGCCAGGGATGGTGAGGAAGCTGTTGAAGCTGCTATGTGCCTTAAGCCTGATGTTATCACTATGGACATCCATATGCCAAAGATGAACGGCTTTGAGGCAACTCACCGAATTATGGAAACCCAGCCCACGCCCATAGTCATCGTCAGCGGTACTTCGACTGTAAAAGAAGCGGCTACGGCATTCCGTGCTGTGGAGGCAGGCGCCCTGACTGTCATCTCCCGGCCAAAAGGCATCGGTGACCCGGAATACGAGACAACTGCCAGAGAGCTGGTTCAAACTGTAAAACTGATGGCCGAGGTCAAGGTGGTCAAGCGCTGGCATCGCCCTAAAAAGGAACAGGTTATACCAGCGACTGCGAATGAAATCAAGGCATCCTCGGCAGAAGTCAAGGTGGTAGCTATAGGTGCCTCAACAGGTGGACCGCTGGCCCTTCAAGCCATTTTATCCAGGCTTCCTAAAGAATTTCCAGTTCCCGTGCTGATTGTCCAACACATGGCTGCCGGATTTGTTCACGGTTTTGCAGAATGGCTCTCAGGGTCTTCCGCTCTTTCAGTTCATGTCGCTGTTAACAATGAACCTTTTCTGCCCGGGCATGCTTATCTGGCACCGGATGGATTCCATATTGGAGCAGTGCCTGGAAATCGAATAATGCTGAGCCAGAGTGAATCTGAAAACGGTTTACGTCCTTCTGTTTCTTATCTCTTCCGCTCGGTAGCACAGCTCTTTAACAAGAATGCCGCTGGCATTTTGCTCACCGGCATGGGTAAAGACGGCGCTAAGGAATTAAGGCTGATGAAGGACAGGGGCGCTATCACTATTGCGCAGGATAAGGAAAGCTCTGTAGTCCACGGTATGCCTGGTGAAGCCATAAGCCTTGGCGCGGCTACATACGTATTGCCGCCAGAAAAAATTGCAGATGCATTAATCAGCTTTACTAACAGCAAAGGGGAGGTAAAGCTATGA
- a CDS encoding methyl-accepting chemotaxis protein, which translates to MTIAKKIIGGYVIVLVLLVIIASVSFYTIRTMKGSYNEFIDLRTRLHHDAEALKFELRNQVAYDRGFFLFPDKRKEYLNKIRESYHEFDAVIEGMQKVVPTGEGRSMLSDILNLHKKHREGLEKALALAQQGKESIALTMLSQEVKPLTDELVVKAERFGEREANLMVERRAELTANINRLSFVIVVILVLALACGLTIAFFISQSTSRQLRESISQLSTSSSQILATTAEIVSGSSETATAVSETTTTVEEVRQTAQVSSEKAKYLSENAQKTNQSAQNGRKAVEDLVAGISNIRERMESVGESIVRLSEQSQTIGEIIATVNDIADQSNLLAVNAAIEAAKAGEQGRGFGVVAQEIKSLAEQSRQATARVRTILTDIQRDTSSAVMATEQGNKAVEAGIKQSAAANESIRILTDSVNESAKAAIQISASSQQQMVGVDQVAQAMENINHATEQNLIGIKQSEQAAHDLNKLALQLRSLIESKKNR; encoded by the coding sequence ATGACTATAGCTAAAAAAATCATCGGTGGGTACGTAATTGTATTGGTGCTGTTGGTTATTATTGCATCTGTCTCGTTCTATACTATCCGCACTATGAAAGGTTCATACAACGAATTTATTGATTTAAGGACAAGGTTACATCATGATGCTGAGGCACTCAAATTCGAGCTGAGGAACCAGGTCGCTTACGATCGCGGCTTCTTTCTATTTCCTGATAAGCGAAAGGAATATTTGAACAAAATACGGGAAAGTTATCATGAGTTCGATGCCGTGATTGAGGGGATGCAAAAAGTTGTTCCCACCGGGGAAGGACGCAGTATGCTCTCTGATATTCTGAACCTCCACAAGAAGCACAGGGAAGGGCTGGAAAAGGCTTTGGCTCTGGCGCAACAGGGGAAAGAATCCATAGCGCTGACAATGCTCAGCCAGGAGGTCAAACCTCTCACCGATGAACTGGTGGTTAAGGCAGAACGCTTTGGAGAAAGAGAAGCGAATTTAATGGTGGAAAGAAGAGCGGAACTCACGGCAAATATAAATCGTCTTTCCTTTGTGATTGTGGTCATTCTGGTCCTCGCATTGGCATGCGGGCTGACAATAGCCTTTTTTATCAGCCAATCGACCAGCCGCCAATTACGTGAGAGTATTTCTCAACTATCTACTTCCTCATCCCAGATTTTGGCTACCACGGCCGAGATTGTCTCGGGATCCTCAGAAACAGCTACAGCCGTAAGTGAGACCACTACAACAGTTGAAGAGGTAAGACAGACAGCCCAGGTCTCCAGTGAGAAAGCTAAATACTTATCTGAAAATGCCCAGAAGACAAATCAGTCGGCACAGAATGGCAGAAAAGCCGTAGAAGATTTGGTTGCCGGGATAAGCAATATTCGGGAACGGATGGAGTCTGTTGGCGAAAGCATTGTCAGGCTGAGCGAGCAGAGCCAGACAATCGGAGAGATAATTGCCACTGTTAACGATATTGCTGACCAATCCAACCTTCTGGCTGTAAATGCTGCCATTGAGGCTGCCAAGGCCGGGGAGCAGGGGAGAGGATTTGGCGTTGTGGCACAGGAGATAAAGAGTCTGGCAGAGCAGTCAAGGCAGGCAACAGCCCGTGTGCGGACGATATTGACTGACATACAGAGAGATACCAGCAGCGCGGTCATGGCTACGGAACAGGGCAACAAAGCTGTTGAAGCTGGCATAAAGCAATCAGCGGCAGCCAATGAGTCTATCCGGATACTGACGGATAGCGTCAATGAATCAGCAAAGGCAGCCATTCAGATTTCGGCTTCCAGCCAACAGCAGATGGTAGGAGTGGATCAGGTAGCTCAGGCGATGGAAAATATCAACCATGCCACCGAGCAGAACCTGATTGGAATAAAGCAATCGGAGCAGGCGGCGCATGATCTCAACAAACTGGCACTGCAGTTAAGGTCGTTGATAGAGAGTAAAAAAAACAGGTAA